The following nucleotide sequence is from Streptomyces leeuwenhoekii.
GCAGCGCGCGCGTGGCGCCCGCCTTCCCGGCCATCTGCACGGCCTCGGAGTAGCGCTTGGCCGACACCATGAACAGCGCCCCGAACCCGGTGGTGATCAGGAACCAGCGGGACAGCGGGATGCCGAGGGCGAGCCCGCCGACCACCGCCCGCATCAGGAAGCCGGTCGTGACGACGGCGAGGTCGACGACCAGGACGTGCTTGAGGCAGACGCAGTAGGCGAGTTGCAGGCCGGTGTACGCCGTCAGCAGGGCCGCGACGGACGGGGCGCACAGCCAGGCCGCCGCGGCGGGCGCGAGGACCATGAGGGCGCCGCCGACGGCGTACGCGACGGGCACGGGGACCTGTCCGGCGGCGACGGGACGGTGCCGTTTGACCGGGTGGGCGCGGTCGGCCTCGGCGTCGCGGGCGTCGTTGACCAGGTAGACGGCGGCGGCGCACGCCGTGAACAGGGCGAAGACGAGCGCGAGACGGGCGAGGGCGTGGAGCGAGAACAGCTCGCCGGCGGCGGCCGGGGCGGCGACGACGAGCACGTTCTTCACCCACTGCCGGGGACGGGCGGTCCTCAGCAGGCCGGTGAGCAGTCTGCCGGTGCGGGGCGGCGCGGGCGGCGTCCCCTCCCCGGTGCGCTGCCGCAGGATCGTGGTGTCAGTCACGGCCGCCTCCCCGCATCCAGCGGACGCCGAGCCGGGCCGTGAGCGCGCCGAGGGCCGCGCCCGCCGCGACGT
It contains:
- a CDS encoding decaprenyl-phosphate phosphoribosyltransferase, whose product is MTDTTILRQRTGEGTPPAPPRTGRLLTGLLRTARPRQWVKNVLVVAAPAAAGELFSLHALARLALVFALFTACAAAVYLVNDARDAEADRAHPVKRHRPVAAGQVPVPVAYAVGGALMVLAPAAAAWLCAPSVAALLTAYTGLQLAYCVCLKHVLVVDLAVVTTGFLMRAVVGGLALGIPLSRWFLITTGFGALFMVSAKRYSEAVQMAGKAGATRALLTEYTTGYLRFVWQLAAGVAVLAYCLWALEEGGVPHTSVLPWRQLSMVAFILAVLRYAVFADRGTAGEPEDVVLRDRALTLIGGVWVAMYGLAVVNW